The following proteins are encoded in a genomic region of Candidatus Omnitrophota bacterium:
- a CDS encoding translocation/assembly module TamB domain-containing protein, protein MKTKSKKFVLLGSIIIAFGALLLGAGYFLFFTNSGGLVLTERFAKLTNDENLVDWEQAEGSLVSGMLYKNIVLENLKWFPIPNQLKVQTLIVNIHSLSLNEVELQIDNARLILPDADPVLFRGKIEKGSVDFNLYSKSISDGELKDLLKADVLSGVKGSLSEVDVFIKGSVDQPLISGEFVIEKITKNGFFLEKAPGEFKINIKNDENVLGLHGLVILKGGTIHGNKTALVRLQESKIMFNGDPQKPSFNIKATSVVERIKIDIAVKGSLQNPDLQVSSDSPMAKERLLLALATNRTWKDSEELLNKGEVSADLSKDFIDYFLFGGQGDQFAQKLGLRSFSVKYDAQGKGIAVTKDLADGLEASYEIEERSKVDQKPDVSQKVGGEYKVTDAISVGAQKEFITQEKKDLINEKNKSKTDDRVYLKYKKGF, encoded by the coding sequence ATGAAAACTAAATCAAAGAAATTTGTTCTTTTGGGCAGCATCATCATTGCTTTTGGAGCTTTGCTTTTAGGGGCTGGTTATTTCCTTTTTTTCACTAATTCCGGAGGGTTGGTGTTAACCGAAAGATTTGCAAAGCTGACCAATGACGAAAATTTAGTTGACTGGGAGCAGGCCGAAGGCAGTTTAGTTAGTGGCATGCTGTATAAGAATATCGTATTGGAAAATTTGAAATGGTTTCCGATTCCAAATCAGCTAAAAGTGCAGACATTAATCGTAAACATTCATTCTTTAAGTTTAAATGAGGTTGAGTTGCAGATTGATAATGCAAGGTTGATTTTGCCAGATGCAGACCCTGTTTTGTTTCGTGGGAAGATTGAAAAAGGGTCTGTAGATTTTAATCTTTATTCAAAGTCCATTTCAGATGGTGAGCTAAAAGATTTGCTTAAGGCAGATGTTCTTAGCGGAGTCAAAGGAAGTCTTTCTGAGGTAGATGTTTTTATTAAAGGCTCAGTAGATCAGCCTTTGATAAGCGGAGAATTTGTTATCGAGAAAATAACAAAGAATGGGTTTTTTCTTGAGAAGGCTCCAGGCGAATTTAAGATAAACATTAAAAACGATGAAAACGTCTTAGGATTGCATGGGCTCGTTATTCTAAAAGGCGGAACAATACATGGAAACAAGACAGCTTTAGTGCGACTCCAAGAAAGCAAAATAATGTTTAATGGTGATCCACAAAAACCAAGTTTTAATATTAAAGCAACTTCAGTTGTTGAAAGAATAAAAATAGACATTGCTGTTAAAGGCAGTCTTCAGAATCCAGATTTGCAAGTTAGTTCCGATTCGCCTATGGCCAAAGAAAGGTTGTTGTTGGCATTGGCTACTAATCGAACATGGAAAGATTCTGAAGAATTATTAAATAAGGGAGAAGTGTCTGCGGATTTGTCTAAGGATTTTATTGATTATTTCTTATTTGGCGGGCAAGGTGATCAGTTTGCCCAGAAGCTTGGTTTGCGAAGTTTTTCTGTGAAATACGATGCGCAAGGCAAAGGGATTGCTGTGACAAAAGATTTAGCCGATGGATTAGAAGCCAGTTATGAGATAGAAGAAAGAAGCAAGGTCGATCAAAAGCCTGATGTTTCACAGAAAGTAGGAGGAGAATACAAGGTGACAGATGCGATTTCTGTTGGGGCTCAAAAAGAATTTATAACACAAGAGAAAAAGGATCTTATTAACGAGAAGAATAAGTCTAAAACTGACGATAGAGTTTATTTGAAATATAAAAAAGGATTTTAA
- a CDS encoding AAA family ATPase has protein sequence MPQELDIYERRIRQLEIEKQALKKEKDEASQERLKKIEKELDSLKEDNKKLRLQWQGEKSLIDKIRKIKSEIEKQKLEEVKAERSGDLNKAAEIKYGILINLQKDLEIQNKELIELQKHGTMLKEEVDDQDITEVVCKWTKIPISKLMEGETEKLINIEKSLKKRIVGQDQAIDLIANAIRRSRIGLSDPHRPVGSFIFVGPTGVGKTELAKSLAWFLFDDENAMIRIDMSEYMEQHSVSKLIGSPPGYVGYEEGGQLTEAVRRKSYSVILFDEIEKAHPDVFNALLQILDDGRLTDGQGRVVNFKNTIIIMTSNIGTNLIIESDEKKDIDQKINDVIKSHFRPEFLNRIDEVIVFNQLEKKDIRRIVDIQLEILRNRLSEKNFDFDVSDQAKDYIGELGYDIAFGARPLKRIVQKYIQDPIALKILKGEFKEKDSIFVDVDNKDFIFNCKNSKKKK, from the coding sequence ATGCCACAGGAATTAGATATTTATGAGCGACGTATTCGTCAGCTAGAAATTGAAAAACAGGCTTTAAAAAAGGAAAAAGATGAAGCATCTCAAGAGAGGCTTAAGAAAATAGAGAAAGAACTAGATAGTTTAAAGGAAGATAATAAAAAGCTTCGGTTGCAATGGCAGGGTGAGAAAAGTCTAATTGATAAGATTAGAAAAATAAAATCAGAAATAGAAAAACAAAAGCTAGAAGAAGTAAAGGCTGAAAGAAGTGGTGATCTTAATAAAGCAGCAGAAATTAAATATGGAATTTTGATTAATTTGCAAAAAGATTTAGAGATCCAAAACAAGGAACTTATTGAGCTTCAAAAGCATGGAACCATGTTAAAAGAAGAGGTTGACGATCAAGACATTACTGAGGTTGTTTGCAAATGGACTAAAATACCTATTTCAAAATTAATGGAAGGGGAAACAGAGAAGCTGATTAATATTGAAAAAAGTTTAAAGAAGCGTATTGTGGGGCAAGATCAAGCGATTGATTTGATTGCTAATGCGATTAGGCGTTCTCGAATAGGATTAAGTGACCCGCATCGCCCGGTAGGATCTTTTATTTTTGTTGGGCCCACAGGAGTTGGAAAAACGGAATTAGCTAAATCATTGGCTTGGTTTTTGTTTGACGATGAGAACGCTATGATTCGAATTGATATGAGTGAGTATATGGAGCAGCATAGCGTATCAAAATTGATAGGGTCTCCTCCTGGATATGTTGGGTATGAAGAAGGAGGACAGCTCACAGAGGCAGTACGTCGAAAATCTTATTCGGTTATTTTGTTTGATGAAATTGAAAAAGCGCACCCAGATGTTTTTAATGCGTTGTTGCAAATTCTTGATGACGGTCGATTAACAGATGGACAAGGAAGAGTTGTTAATTTTAAAAATACTATAATTATTATGACTTCAAATATAGGGACTAATTTAATTATAGAATCAGATGAAAAAAAGGATATTGATCAAAAAATTAACGATGTTATCAAAAGTCATTTTCGTCCTGAGTTTCTTAATCGTATTGACGAAGTTATTGTTTTTAACCAGTTGGAAAAAAAAGATATACGCCGAATTGTTGACATTCAATTAGAAATATTAAGAAACCGCTTAAGCGAAAAGAATTTTGATTTTGACGTATCGGATCAGGCAAAAGATTATATTGGAGAGTTAGGCTATGATATCGCTTTTGGGGCGAGACCTTTAAAAAGGATAGTGCAAAAATATATTCAAGATCCGATTGCTCTTAAGATTCTTAAAGGAGAGTTTAAGGAAAAAGATTCTATTTTTGTTGATGTTGATAACAAAGACTTTATTTTTAATTGTAAAAACAGTAAAAAGAAAAAATGA